In one Bacillus thuringiensis genomic region, the following are encoded:
- a CDS encoding DUF1273 domain-containing protein encodes MKVISVTGYKPFELGIFKNDHPGVECIKKALHRKLLTFVEDGLEWVIISGQLGVELWAAEVVFEMQVEYPDLKLGVFTPFLEQEENWKEDNREYYEFILSQADHVDSITKRKYESPEQFKLKNQFFIEKSDALLAVYDEEKPGSPKYIVESAKKKGEIENYHSYFILFSDLQDIIEEEQWNNAE; translated from the coding sequence ATGAAAGTTATTTCAGTAACAGGATATAAGCCATTTGAACTTGGAATATTTAAAAATGATCATCCAGGAGTGGAGTGTATAAAGAAAGCATTACACCGTAAATTACTCACTTTTGTAGAAGATGGTTTAGAGTGGGTTATAATAAGCGGCCAATTAGGTGTAGAATTATGGGCTGCTGAAGTTGTTTTTGAAATGCAAGTAGAATATCCAGATTTAAAATTAGGGGTATTCACTCCGTTTTTAGAACAAGAAGAAAATTGGAAAGAAGATAATCGTGAATATTACGAATTTATTCTTTCTCAAGCAGACCATGTTGATAGTATCACGAAACGGAAGTATGAAAGCCCAGAGCAATTTAAATTAAAAAATCAATTTTTTATTGAAAAAAGTGATGCGCTTTTAGCGGTATACGATGAAGAAAAACCAGGAAGTCCCAAATATATTGTAGAATCAGCAAAGAAAAAAGGGGAAATAGAAAATTATCACAGTTATTTCATTCTTTTTTCTGATTTACAAGATATAATAGAAGAGGAACAGTGGAATAATGCAGAGTAA
- a CDS encoding YppG family protein, whose amino-acid sequence MFQQPNVYQQTNPYIQQNMYQYNTDTYLRYNMYPFEPYYGNQNYYQPFEVSFMNQAQQPQQQQPYVNQAQQPQAQQPYMNQQQQQPYMNSQYYMPPPPSPYANQQAMFYPPKQPYPTQGKQKQQQPSQFSSFVSQFKTSDGNYDVNKMMNTAGQMMNAMNQVTGIVKQVGGFFGK is encoded by the coding sequence ATGTTTCAACAACCTAACGTATATCAGCAAACGAATCCATATATACAGCAAAATATGTACCAATATAATACGGATACATATTTACGGTATAATATGTATCCTTTCGAGCCTTATTATGGAAATCAAAATTATTATCAACCGTTTGAAGTGTCCTTTATGAATCAAGCTCAACAACCACAACAGCAGCAACCTTATGTGAATCAAGCTCAACAACCACAAGCTCAGCAACCATACATGAATCAACAACAGCAGCAGCCTTATATGAATTCGCAATATTATATGCCACCACCACCATCGCCGTATGCTAATCAACAAGCGATGTTTTATCCACCAAAACAACCGTATCCGACGCAGGGTAAGCAAAAGCAACAACAGCCAAGTCAGTTTTCTAGTTTTGTTTCTCAATTTAAAACATCAGATGGTAACTATGATGTAAATAAAATGATGAATACAGCTGGACAAATGATGAATGCGATGAATCAAGTGACAGGTATTGTAAAGCAAGTTGGAGGCTTTTTTGGTAAGTAA
- a CDS encoding YppE family protein, which produces MKNEALIQSSEKLMQYNNEANVKKRELTEYDFYKDMKPFVDMVDEELKKWKELAYTWIKEEKPKYIHVQQIDQVYDNLQTNVLQCFVNKGKGKRFFETHQAISYTLQNIVEQCK; this is translated from the coding sequence ATGAAGAATGAAGCGTTAATACAGTCTTCAGAAAAACTCATGCAGTATAATAATGAAGCGAATGTAAAAAAGAGAGAACTAACCGAATACGACTTTTATAAGGATATGAAACCGTTTGTAGATATGGTAGATGAGGAATTAAAGAAGTGGAAAGAATTAGCTTATACGTGGATTAAAGAAGAAAAGCCAAAATATATACATGTACAGCAAATTGATCAAGTATACGATAATTTACAAACGAATGTGTTACAATGCTTTGTAAATAAAGGTAAAGGTAAACGATTCTTTGAAACACACCAAGCCATTTCGTATACTTTGCAAAATATAGTTGAGCAATGTAAATAA
- a CDS encoding THUMP domain-containing class I SAM-dependent RNA methyltransferase has protein sequence MGKVTLIATAAMGIEALVAREVRDLGYECQVENSKVTFEADEKAICRTNLWLRTADRVKIKVGEFKATTFDELFEKTKALNWGDYIPENGEFPVIGKSLKSELFSVSDCQRIVKKAVVEKLKTTYKRTTWFEEDGPLFRIEIAMLKDIATLTIDASGVGLHKRGYRMDQGEAPLKETLAASLIKLTNWKPDRPFVDPFCGSGTIPIEAALIGQNIAPGFNRGFASDEWGWVGKQNWREARQEAEDLANYDQRLQIIGSDIDHRMIRVAQDNAEEVGLGDLITFKQMQVKDFTTKEDYGYVVTNPPYGERLSEKALVEQLYKEMGQVFRPLDTWSAYVLTSYEAFEKCYGKDASKKRKLFNGFIRTDYYQYFGKRPPRNS, from the coding sequence ATGGGAAAAGTTACTTTAATTGCAACAGCGGCAATGGGTATTGAAGCGTTAGTTGCCCGAGAAGTTCGCGATCTTGGTTATGAATGTCAAGTAGAAAACAGCAAAGTAACATTTGAAGCAGATGAAAAGGCGATTTGTCGCACGAATTTATGGTTACGTACTGCGGACCGTGTAAAAATTAAAGTTGGCGAATTTAAAGCAACAACATTTGATGAGCTATTTGAAAAAACGAAAGCATTAAACTGGGGAGATTATATTCCAGAGAATGGCGAATTCCCTGTTATCGGTAAATCTTTAAAATCTGAATTATTCAGTGTTTCGGATTGCCAACGTATCGTTAAAAAAGCTGTCGTTGAAAAATTAAAAACAACATATAAACGTACAACTTGGTTTGAAGAAGATGGTCCATTATTCCGTATCGAGATTGCAATGCTCAAGGATATTGCAACATTAACAATTGATGCGAGTGGTGTTGGACTTCATAAACGTGGATACCGTATGGATCAAGGGGAAGCTCCGTTAAAAGAAACATTAGCTGCGTCTTTAATTAAATTAACAAACTGGAAGCCAGATCGTCCATTTGTTGATCCATTCTGTGGATCAGGTACAATTCCGATTGAAGCAGCATTAATTGGACAAAACATTGCGCCAGGATTTAACCGTGGTTTCGCATCTGACGAGTGGGGCTGGGTAGGTAAACAAAACTGGCGTGAAGCTCGTCAAGAAGCTGAAGATTTAGCGAACTATGATCAACGATTACAAATCATTGGATCAGATATTGATCATCGTATGATTCGAGTTGCTCAAGATAACGCAGAAGAAGTAGGCTTAGGCGATTTAATTACATTTAAACAAATGCAAGTAAAAGATTTCACAACAAAAGAGGATTATGGCTACGTTGTAACGAATCCTCCATACGGAGAACGTTTAAGTGAAAAAGCACTTGTTGAACAATTGTACAAAGAAATGGGACAAGTATTCCGTCCGTTAGATACATGGTCAGCATATGTATTAACAAGTTACGAAGCATTTGAGAAGTGTTACGGAAAAGATGCATCGAAGAAACGTAAACTATTTAACGGATTTATCCGTACAGATTACTACCAATACTTCGGAAAACGTCCACCGCGTAATTCATAG
- the gpsB gene encoding cell division regulator GpsB has product MISDKIKLTAKDILEKEFKTGMRGYQQEEVDKFLDMIIKDYEAFHKEFEQLKQQNARLKRELEEQKLAVTQVPQQPVQTPVAQPVYNNTNTDILKRLSNLEKAVFGSKLYE; this is encoded by the coding sequence ATGATTTCGGATAAAATTAAATTAACAGCGAAAGATATTTTAGAAAAAGAATTTAAAACAGGTATGAGAGGTTATCAGCAAGAAGAAGTAGACAAGTTTCTTGATATGATCATTAAAGACTATGAAGCTTTCCACAAAGAGTTTGAGCAATTAAAGCAACAAAATGCTCGTTTAAAGCGTGAATTAGAGGAACAAAAACTAGCTGTAACGCAAGTTCCACAACAACCTGTACAAACACCAGTTGCACAACCAGTTTATAACAACACGAATACGGATATTTTAAAACGCTTATCTAACTTAGAAAAAGCTGTATTTGGAAGTAAGTTATACGAATGA
- a CDS encoding YppF family protein, translated as MVLGDLKQAFSQKKGYCTENVNELLDFARHWYLEGKICISDYRTLIKELEINGATKPTTMTEA; from the coding sequence ATGGTATTAGGGGATTTAAAACAAGCGTTTTCTCAAAAAAAGGGGTATTGCACAGAGAATGTAAATGAATTATTAGACTTTGCGAGACATTGGTATCTCGAAGGAAAAATATGCATATCAGATTATCGAACATTAATAAAAGAATTAGAAATAAACGGCGCAACAAAACCCACAACAATGACAGAAGCATAA
- the recU gene encoding Holliday junction resolvase RecU, with amino-acid sequence MTIRYPNGKRYNQASQPQKTPIKTHTYSNRGMSLEEELNETNQYYLTHNIACVHKKPTPLQIVKVDYPARSAAVVKEAYFKQPSTTDYNGVYKGKYIDFEAKETKNKTSFPLQNFHLHQIEHMKQVVAHNGIAFVIIKFTLFDEFYLLDAKHIIAFWNRQNTGGRKSITKEEIEEHGSLLSCGYHPRIDYIRVLDMVYFS; translated from the coding sequence ATGACCATTCGTTACCCAAATGGAAAAAGGTATAATCAAGCTTCACAACCTCAAAAAACACCTATAAAAACACATACTTATAGTAATAGAGGTATGTCCCTTGAAGAGGAATTGAATGAAACAAATCAATATTACTTAACCCATAATATTGCATGTGTACATAAAAAGCCTACACCTCTTCAAATTGTAAAAGTAGATTACCCCGCTCGAAGTGCTGCAGTGGTAAAAGAAGCGTATTTTAAACAACCTTCTACAACAGATTACAACGGTGTATACAAAGGGAAATACATCGATTTTGAAGCAAAGGAAACAAAAAATAAAACTAGTTTCCCACTTCAAAACTTCCACCTTCATCAAATTGAACATATGAAGCAAGTGGTTGCTCATAATGGAATTGCATTTGTTATTATTAAATTTACACTTTTTGATGAATTTTATTTACTAGATGCAAAACATATTATTGCATTTTGGAATCGTCAAAATACTGGTGGACGCAAGTCGATTACGAAAGAAGAAATAGAAGAGCATGGATCCTTATTATCATGCGGTTATCACCCTCGGATTGACTATATCCGTGTACTAGACATGGTTTATTTTTCGTGA
- a CDS encoding CotD family spore coat protein, giving the protein MHHCHPCFGGHKPTGPICTTAPVIHPTKQCVTHSFSTTVVPHIFPTHTTHVHHQQIKNQNFFPQTNSNVNVVDPIDPGFGGGCGPCGHGHHHHHHHGHQISPFGPGPNVSPFGPGPNVSPFLPNNVSPVGPNIGPNVGGIFKK; this is encoded by the coding sequence ATGCATCATTGTCATCCTTGCTTTGGAGGGCATAAGCCTACAGGACCTATTTGTACGACTGCTCCTGTCATTCATCCGACGAAACAATGCGTAACACACTCTTTTTCAACAACGGTGGTGCCACACATTTTCCCAACACATACAACACATGTACATCATCAACAAATTAAAAACCAAAACTTCTTCCCACAAACAAATTCAAATGTAAATGTTGTGGACCCAATCGACCCAGGATTCGGCGGCGGATGTGGACCGTGTGGTCATGGTCATCATCATCATCATCACCACGGTCATCAAATATCTCCATTTGGGCCGGGACCGAATGTATCACCGTTTGGACCAGGACCAAATGTATCACCGTTTTTACCAAACAATGTATCACCAGTAGGTCCAAATATCGGACCAAACGTTGGTGGAATATTTAAAAAGTAA
- a CDS encoding DUF2515 domain-containing protein, which translates to MFTWNDYMKIKQNREKKFCTEEERAIIRNIKKKTEIANVDNISRTQSYQEYYLRNSEIRWAFLASMVSRNAGWNMTDLEGRYYATVLPKMVKKHLFILYEQANWIIFLDAFPQLLLYEESKKRRAPLFHLLQYFSVSIFMEKEWLFFWERRDINRLMTALIINEQNKIQKPVIENTYFKKHVFHTALFKVQERFHISAVIFPTIEGRMYGFSVYQFETLQQRIELGKKLAWLLFHPIYNGSFYKFALQTTHTGSREDYEVYAKETRKSYTPTLRDIYPVILHEEIKMRDWFCANMKMNVLFVLEEPKGEVNITEWYRRKREQIYRLSIVNRFAKRMDEFMI; encoded by the coding sequence ATGTTTACATGGAATGATTATATGAAAATTAAACAAAATCGAGAAAAAAAGTTTTGTACAGAGGAAGAAAGAGCAATCATTCGCAATATTAAAAAGAAAACAGAAATAGCTAATGTGGACAATATTTCTCGAACACAATCTTATCAAGAATATTATTTAAGAAATAGTGAAATCAGGTGGGCCTTTTTAGCGAGTATGGTTTCGAGAAATGCGGGCTGGAATATGACTGATTTAGAAGGGAGATATTATGCTACTGTTTTACCTAAAATGGTAAAAAAACATTTATTTATTCTGTACGAACAGGCTAATTGGATTATTTTTTTAGATGCATTTCCACAGCTATTATTGTATGAGGAAAGTAAGAAGAGACGTGCACCTCTCTTTCATTTGTTGCAATATTTCAGCGTATCAATTTTTATGGAAAAAGAATGGCTATTTTTCTGGGAAAGAAGAGATATAAATAGGCTTATGACAGCGCTTATTATAAATGAACAAAATAAAATTCAAAAACCAGTCATTGAGAACACATATTTTAAAAAACATGTATTCCATACTGCACTTTTTAAAGTACAAGAAAGATTTCATATTAGTGCAGTTATCTTCCCAACAATTGAAGGGAGAATGTATGGATTTTCGGTTTATCAATTTGAAACGTTACAACAGCGTATAGAACTAGGAAAAAAATTAGCATGGTTATTGTTTCATCCAATTTATAATGGTTCGTTTTATAAGTTTGCATTGCAAACTACACATACTGGGTCTAGAGAAGATTATGAAGTTTACGCAAAGGAAACTCGAAAGTCTTATACGCCAACACTTAGAGATATTTATCCTGTTATTTTACATGAAGAAATAAAAATGAGAGATTGGTTTTGTGCAAATATGAAAATGAATGTGCTATTTGTACTTGAAGAACCTAAAGGGGAAGTTAATATAACAGAATGGTATAGAAGAAAGAGAGAACAAATCTATAGGCTATCTATCGTAAATCGTTTTGCTAAAAGGATGGATGAGTTCATGATATAA